In Sparus aurata chromosome 3, fSpaAur1.1, whole genome shotgun sequence, the following are encoded in one genomic region:
- the LOC115579079 gene encoding zinc finger protein 516-like, translated as METEEREDVSQKPTANIKAETEEDVTSGHTCGVCGRSFPLLSSLSQHMRRHTREKPYKCPYCEHRTAQKGSLKAHIRSHKLGLLSHNLGDKNGDGDQEQKDNIETPDPTEIVTHSDKAHTVNGKVKKKGTKKKVKGKNVVELDDEADGVSCTCTICGQVFAQVVLLKNHMKRHRSSQDHGCRICGRRFRQAWFLQSHMRIHRVKAQLKGGKGNELPATINGVPQDPASLINEECLYELCAGCGNFFLDRKTLRLHEKLHKLNHSRTQTQNATQEDIEAPEPDIAKRNFMKALNLTCVGLSETSEEKSPGRRIPELDPICSYQAWQLVTKGRLVEVTEKCLGWEERLADAEVAYDTEKGEYVPLKQEKKRKQIDTSSNNNKKMKGDTGLDRTSNSLAQAKGGDKRICQKDRVLLNGLGHAFYEALQTKKVKDVHVTPKQTNSARSQGQEDKKSFFCEHCDFQTVDASLLRSHLQRQHRGLLGPYSKHSTILDNVCQSGSKASRYMDYLRKRSVLLSQPFWNPYTCTPGHGSAQSNIKTEKSDEVKGHGHATTDAGSLLNLSSLPLSEGEGTVDDPVKTEGQVRHQCPYCTHTTTYPEVLWIHQRVAHRVDGSSSMAPKWAPSSNSPKSLKAGGTQWRRTGPPPFLEGKDCPALPAPRTQRTQPPGCTSHSSSKHSAPKTQSGAPKSKHQSHSSDGTQSSGRMGLPQKKSSEHKRADEGGKKSSSTPQATSSSSTVHSKSAPSFQPTSSPKHRGHRAAVEANFPQEGLGFMLARNHGGTSTNVAADRPHPRRQSCDSSSGPKGPELWAAMNMWGHKAYLEPLHFAQGKNESAGEMPMDIDILSLLKNYSPHDLAAIYQHWGFVDPRIDPQALLQLNGSFGKEVHSTSEASKQVNSRSTSSSGSLHKGT; from the exons atggagacagaagagagagaggatgtcTCACAGAAACCCACAGCTAATAtaaaggcagagacagaggaagatgtGACCTCTGGCCACACCTGTGGAGTGTGCGGCCGCAGCTTTCCCCTTCTCAGCTCTCTGTCCCAACACATGAGGAGACACACAAGGGAGAAGCCGTACAAGTGTCCGTACTGTGAGCACAGGACGGCTCAGAAGGGCAGTCTGAAGGCCCACATTCGAAGCCATAAACTGGGTCTCCTCAGCCATAACCTCGGTGACAAGAACGGGGATGGAGATCAAGAGCAGAAGGATAACATTGAGACTCCTGACCCTACTGAAATAGTCACCCACTCTGACAAAGCTCATACAGTCAACGGAAAGGTGAAGAAGAAAGGAACCAAGAAAAAAGTGAAGGGTAAAAATGTGGTTGAGCTGGATGATGAGGCTGATGGTGTGTCCTGTACCTGCACCATCTGTGGCCAGGTTTTCGCTCAGGTAGTACTCCTTAAAAATCACATGAAAAGGCACCGCAGCTCCCAGGATCATGGTTGCCGGATCTGTGGACGCCGTTTCCGACAGGCATGGTTCCTCCAAAGTCACATGCGCATTCATAGGGTCAAAGCTCAGCTAAAAGGTGGCAAAGGCAATGAGCTTCCTGCCACCATCAATGGAGTTCCTCAGGACCCAGCATCGCTGATAAATGAAGAGTGCCTCTATGAGCTCTGTGCTGGCTGTGGTAACTTCTTCTTGGACCGCAAGACACTGCGATTACATGAGAAGCTACATAAACTCAACCACAGCcgaacacagacacaaaatgcAACACAGGAAGACATTGAAGCCCCTGAGCCAGACATTGCAAAGAGGAATTTTATGAAAGCCTTGAACCTCACATGTGTTGGGCTGAGCGAAACCTCTGAGGAAAAAAGCCCGGGCAGGCGAATCCCAGAGCTGGATCCCATTTGTAGTTACCAAGCTTGGCAGTTGGTCACAAAGGGACGATTGGTGGAGgtcacagagaaatgtctggGATGGGAGGAGAGGCTAGCAGATGCTGAGGTGGCATACGACACAGAAAAGGGCGAGTACGTACCCCtgaagcaggagaagaagaggaagcaaaTCGACACCTCCAGCAACAACAATAAGAAGATGAAGGGTGACACAGGACTTGATCGGACATCAAATAGCTTGGCTCAGGCTAAAGGTGGTGACAAGAGGATTTGCCAGAAGGATCGTGTCCTGTTGAACGGGCTTGGTCATGCGTTTTATGAGGCACTGCAGACTAAGAAAGTCAAAGATGTTCACGTCACACCTAAACAGACCAACAGTGCCAGGAGCCAAGGCCAGGAGG ATAAGAAATCATTCTTCTGCGAGCACTGTGATTTCCAAACTGTCGACGCCTCACTACTCAGGTCTCACCTGCAGCGGCAGCACCGGGGCCTCCTGGGTCCCTACAGCAAACACAGCACCATTTTGGACAATGTTTGCCAAAGTGGTTCAAAAGCCTCAAGATACATGGACTACCTCAGAAAAAGGAGTGTGTTGCTCAGTCAGCCATTCTGGAATCCTTACACATGTACGCCTGGCCATGGCTCGGCACAGTCAAATATTAAAACTGAAAAGTCAGATGAGGTTAAAGGGCATGGACATGCTACTACTGATGCGGGAAGTCTCCTTAATCTGTCCTCGTTGCCCCTTAGTGAAGGAGAAGGAACTGTAGATGATCCAGTAAAAACAGAGGGTCAAGTGAGACATCAGTGCCCGTATTGCACCCACACTACCACCTACCCTGAAGTGCTGTGGATTCATCAGCGGGTTGCACACAGGGTGGATGGCAGCAGCTCCATGGCACCCAAGTGGGCACCCAGCTCTAATAGCCCCAAGAGTTTAAAGGCAGGTGGCACCCAGTGGAGACGCACAGGGCCTCCTCCATTCCTCGAAGGCAAGGACTGCCCTGCTTTGCCTGCACCAAGAACTCAGCGCACACAGCCTCCAGGTTGCACttcccacagcagcagcaaacactcAGCTCCCAAGACCCAATCAGGTGCTCCGAAGTCCAAGCATCAGTCACACTCTTCAGATGGTACACAGTCTAGTGGGAGGATGGGACTACCTCAAAAGAAGTCTAGTGAACATAAGCGGGCAGAtgagggtggaaaaaaaagctccaGCACCCCTCAAGCTACTTCATCGAGCAGTACTGTGCACAGCAAGAGTGCCCCCAGCTTCCAGCCTACAAGCAGCCCCAAACACAGAGgccacagagctgcagtggaAGCAAACTTCCCACAGGAGGGTTTGGGTTTTATGTTGGCCAGAAATCATGGCGGGACTTCAACCAACGTAGCTGCAGATAGACCCCATCCCCGCAGGCAGTCATGTGACTCCTCCTCAGGCCCCAAGGGTCCTGAACTTTGGGCTGCCATGAACATGTGGGGTCACAAAGCTTATTTAGAACCACTACATTTTGCTCAGGGAAAGAATGAATCAGCAGGAGAAATGCCGATGGACATTGACATTTTAAGTCTCCTGAAAAACTACAGTCCCCATGACCTAGCTGCTATTTACCAGCACTGGGGGTTTGTTGATCCCAGGATTGATCCACAAG CACTGTTGCAGTTAAATGgaagttttggaaaagaagtcCATTCCACCTCTGAAGCTTCCAAACAA GTGAACAGCcgctccacttcctcctcaggGTCTCTCCATAAAGGAACGTGA